The Silurus meridionalis isolate SWU-2019-XX chromosome 16, ASM1480568v1, whole genome shotgun sequence genome has a segment encoding these proteins:
- the LOC124399110 gene encoding urokinase plasminogen activator surface receptor-like, giving the protein MTSSFYPATMKTQLTLLLVCTIFSGAWSLECYPYTYDYDYTGTFTNCSSTCSSTTTTVDIYLVSGVSGLSFTTVDYDFSCGSPEKCVNTSINIGVVRITNNTQCCSTNHCNNDTLPEMPQQSINGKKCYTCNENDCSQNLYCEGKEDRCITATVAQGTKVMTMKGCTTSNMCNVTLLRAHGLILTDVYCCAGNLCNAAESFALSFLLMFIPLLSFILF; this is encoded by the exons ATGACATCATCCTTCTATCCTGCAACGATGAAGACCCAGCTCACACTGCTGCTCGTCTGCACAATTTTCTCAGGAG CATGGTCACTGGAATGCTACCCGTATACCTACGATTACGATTATACAGGAACATTCACTAATTGTAGCAGTACATGCTCCAGCACAACCACCACTGTGGACATCT ATCTCGTTAGTGGTGTATCTGGTCTATCATTCACTACTGTGGATTACGATTTTTCTTGCGGATCCCCAGAGAAGTGTGTAAACACCAGTATAAACATTGGTGTGGTAAGAATCACCAACAATACCCAATGCTGCAGTACTAACCACTGCAACAATGACACACTGCCAG aaATGCCGCAGCAGTCCATCAACGGGAAAAAGTGTTACACCTGTAATGAGAATGACTGCTCCCAAAATCTGTATTGTGAAGGAAAAGAAGATCGCTGCATCACTGCAACTG ttgcTCAAGGGACCAAAGTTATGACCATGAAAGGATGCACAACCAGTAACATGTGCAATGTGACTCTACTCAGAGCTCATGGACTGATCTTAACAGATGTGTACTGCTGTGCTGGGAACCTGTGTAACGCTGCTGAGAGCTTTGCACTGAGTTTCCTCCTCATGTTCATCCCTCTGCTCTCTTTCATCCTCTTCTAA